The Acidobacteriota bacterium genome has a segment encoding these proteins:
- the leuB gene encoding 3-isopropylmalate dehydrogenase, producing the protein MKSDNVAVLPGDGIGPEIIKEAIRVLEKISEKLRFKLHYQFEDVGGAAIDKHGDALPDRTLRTCEGARAILFGAVGGAKWDVLPPEERPERAALLKLRKHFDLYANLRPAIVFKALADASTLKREVIGDGFDIMVVRELTSGIYFGRRELDADYAVDEARYTKGEIERISRLAFDIARKRKRKLTLVDKANILATSILWRSTVQALEKEYPDVEVNFLYVDNAAMQLVRDPRQFDVMLCENMFGDILSDEAAMLTGSLGMLPSASIGGEGFGMYEPAGGSAPDIAGKGVANPIAQILSAAMMLKYSLGREKGYEMIMKSVTQVLEKGYRTQDIMEDGKTLVSTEEMGAAVCEELEKA; encoded by the coding sequence ATGAAAAGCGATAACGTTGCGGTGCTGCCGGGGGACGGGATCGGCCCGGAAATCATAAAGGAAGCGATACGGGTTCTGGAAAAAATTTCCGAAAAGCTTCGCTTCAAGCTGCATTATCAGTTCGAGGACGTGGGGGGGGCGGCCATCGACAAACACGGCGACGCCCTGCCCGACAGGACCCTCCGGACATGCGAAGGGGCCCGGGCCATCCTTTTCGGCGCCGTGGGAGGGGCGAAGTGGGACGTGCTTCCCCCAGAGGAGCGGCCGGAGAGGGCGGCGCTGCTCAAGCTGAGGAAGCACTTCGATCTCTACGCGAACCTGAGGCCCGCCATCGTCTTCAAGGCCCTGGCGGACGCCTCGACGCTGAAGAGGGAGGTGATCGGCGACGGGTTCGACATAATGGTGGTTCGGGAGTTGACGAGCGGAATTTATTTCGGCAGGAGGGAGCTGGACGCGGATTACGCCGTGGACGAGGCCAGATACACGAAGGGGGAAATCGAAAGAATCTCCCGGCTTGCCTTCGACATCGCGAGGAAAAGAAAAAGGAAGCTGACGCTGGTGGACAAGGCCAATATTCTGGCGACGAGCATATTGTGGAGGAGCACGGTCCAGGCCTTGGAGAAGGAATACCCGGACGTGGAGGTGAATTTCCTGTACGTGGACAACGCGGCGATGCAGCTCGTGAGAGACCCCAGGCAGTTCGACGTGATGCTGTGCGAGAACATGTTCGGGGACATCCTGTCGGACGAGGCGGCTATGTTGACGGGCTCCCTGGGCATGCTGCCGAGCGCCTCGATCGGTGGAGAAGGATTCGGGATGTACGAACCCGCGGGAGGCTCCGCCCCCGACATCGCGGGAAAGGGGGTTGCGAACCCGATCGCCCAAATCCTGTCGGCCGCCATGATGCTCAAGTACAGCCTCGGCCGGGAAAAGGGCTACGAGATGATTATGAAATCCGTGACTCAAGTCCTGGAGAAAGGCTACCGAACGCAGGACATTATGGAGGACGGGAAAACGCTCGTGAGCACAGAGGAAATGGGAGCGGCCGTTTGCGAGGAATTGGAAAAAGCGTGA
- a CDS encoding type II secretion system protein GspG, with product MSRARASKRSAAMTGNIVKRLCALSLIVAIASALACGGDGDPKEAREMYKRALDLQAEQQNAAALAVFRELLEKYPGASFRSDVESNISFIENLFEMERRGRSRIVVDHLKALARACERYKRRRGAYPAELGALVPEYIEKIPSCPWGHVYNYRTEPNRRGKPRQKYFLACFGSDGIPGGEEDAFDCIVKEGEFIQIHEWLR from the coding sequence GTGAGCCGCGCTCGCGCATCGAAGCGTTCCGCCGCCATGACGGGCAACATCGTGAAACGCCTTTGCGCCCTGAGTCTCATCGTTGCGATCGCCTCCGCCCTCGCATGCGGCGGCGACGGCGACCCGAAAGAGGCTCGTGAGATGTACAAGCGGGCGCTCGACCTTCAGGCCGAGCAACAAAACGCCGCGGCGCTCGCGGTCTTCCGGGAGCTTCTGGAAAAATATCCCGGGGCCAGCTTCCGGAGCGACGTCGAGTCGAACATCTCCTTCATCGAAAACCTCTTCGAGATGGAGCGGCGTGGGCGCTCGCGCATCGTCGTGGACCACCTCAAGGCCCTGGCCCGCGCCTGCGAGCGCTACAAGAGAAGGCGCGGCGCCTACCCGGCGGAGCTCGGGGCGCTCGTGCCGGAATACATCGAGAAAATTCCCTCCTGCCCGTGGGGCCATGTCTACAACTACCGCACCGAGCCCAACAGAAGAGGCAAGCCCCGCCAGAAATATTTTCTCGCGTGCTTCGGAAGCGACGGCATCCCGGGCGGCGAGGAGGACGCCTTCGACTGCATAGTCAAGGAGGGCGAGTTCATTCAGATTCACGAGTGGCTGCGCTGA
- the leuD gene encoding 3-isopropylmalate dehydratase small subunit, whose amino-acid sequence MKKITEVKGTGIFVEGDDVDTDQIIPAKFLKCVTFNDLGKHVFYNARFGEDGNAKEHPFNDGRFSGSSILVVNKNFGCGSSREHAPQALLRFGIKAIVGESFAEIFSGNCIANGLAIAAGPKEDIRRLMNTIRENPTVEIRLDLVSGSVEYDGCRFGVEQRESHRRSLIEGTWDPLDEMLQDESLVERVRAGLPYAGAFQDEKR is encoded by the coding sequence ATGAAAAAAATCACCGAAGTGAAAGGCACCGGGATCTTCGTGGAAGGCGACGACGTCGACACCGACCAGATCATCCCGGCAAAATTCTTGAAGTGCGTCACGTTCAACGACCTGGGAAAACATGTGTTTTATAACGCCCGCTTCGGCGAGGACGGCAATGCAAAGGAACATCCGTTCAACGACGGGCGGTTTTCCGGCTCCTCCATTTTGGTCGTGAACAAGAATTTCGGATGCGGCTCCAGCCGGGAGCATGCGCCCCAGGCCCTGCTCCGGTTCGGGATAAAGGCCATCGTCGGCGAAAGCTTTGCGGAAATTTTTTCCGGAAACTGCATCGCCAACGGGCTGGCCATCGCGGCGGGGCCGAAGGAGGACATACGGCGCTTGATGAACACCATACGAGAAAATCCGACGGTCGAAATTCGGCTGGACCTGGTCTCCGGCAGCGTGGAGTACGACGGCTGCCGCTTCGGCGTCGAGCAGCGGGAGAGCCACCGAAGAAGCCTCATCGAGGGGACGTGGGACCCCCTGGACGAGATGCTTCAGGACGAGAGCCTGGTAGAGCGGGTGCGGGCGGGACTTCCATACGCGGGAGCGTTTCAAGATGAAAAGCGATAA
- the leuC gene encoding 3-isopropylmalate dehydratase large subunit, with amino-acid sequence MGKTLLDKIWEIHKVAELQSGLDQIFIGLHLIHEVTSPQAFSMLRERGLKVKYPGHTAAAVDHIIPTLDASRPFEDPLAEEMMRALEENVREGAIRFFGPWDERHGIVHVVGPENGLTQPGMTIACGDSHTSTHGAFGALAMGVGTTQVRDVLATGCLAMAKPKLRKIRVEGRLGKGVYAKDVILKVIRELGAKGGIGHAYEYGGEVMDNFSMDERMTVCNMSIEGGARMGYVNPDRVTYDYLKGREYAPKNFDDAVEFWNSVRSDEDARYDDEVVLGGTDIEPMVTYGVNAGQSIGIGEAIPRSVEKEEENAFSDALAYMRFERGESLKGKKIDVAFIGSCTNARLSDLREAAKVVQGKSVRQGVRAMVVPGSAAVKRQAEEEGLEKIFRAAGFEWRNAGCSMCLAMNPDRLVGDEVCASSSNRNFKGRQGSPQGRTLLMSPAMVAAAAVEGRVADVREHL; translated from the coding sequence ATGGGAAAAACACTGCTGGATAAAATTTGGGAAATCCACAAGGTTGCGGAGCTGCAATCGGGATTGGACCAGATATTCATCGGCCTGCACCTCATTCACGAGGTGACGAGCCCGCAGGCGTTTTCCATGCTTCGGGAGCGCGGGTTGAAAGTGAAGTACCCCGGGCACACCGCGGCCGCCGTGGACCACATCATTCCCACACTGGACGCGTCGAGGCCGTTCGAGGACCCTCTCGCCGAGGAGATGATGAGGGCCTTGGAGGAAAATGTCAGGGAAGGCGCGATCCGGTTCTTTGGCCCGTGGGACGAGCGGCATGGAATCGTGCATGTCGTCGGTCCCGAGAACGGCCTGACGCAGCCCGGCATGACGATCGCCTGCGGCGACAGCCACACGAGCACGCACGGCGCCTTCGGCGCCCTGGCGATGGGGGTGGGAACGACGCAGGTGCGGGACGTTTTGGCCACGGGGTGCCTGGCCATGGCGAAGCCGAAGCTGAGAAAAATTCGCGTGGAGGGACGCCTGGGGAAAGGGGTATACGCGAAGGACGTTATCTTGAAAGTCATCCGGGAATTGGGAGCCAAGGGAGGCATCGGCCACGCCTACGAGTACGGGGGAGAGGTTATGGATAATTTCTCCATGGATGAAAGAATGACCGTGTGCAACATGAGTATCGAGGGAGGGGCGCGGATGGGCTACGTGAACCCGGACCGGGTCACGTACGACTACCTGAAGGGCCGGGAGTACGCGCCGAAGAACTTTGACGACGCGGTGGAATTCTGGAACTCCGTAAGGTCGGACGAGGACGCGCGCTACGACGACGAGGTCGTTCTGGGTGGCACTGACATTGAACCCATGGTTACGTACGGCGTAAACGCCGGACAGAGCATAGGTATCGGCGAAGCGATTCCCCGGAGCGTTGAAAAGGAGGAGGAGAACGCTTTTTCCGACGCGCTCGCGTACATGCGGTTCGAGAGGGGAGAATCTCTCAAAGGGAAGAAAATCGACGTGGCCTTTATCGGCTCCTGCACCAACGCCAGGCTCTCCGACCTGCGGGAGGCGGCCAAGGTCGTCCAAGGCAAGAGCGTCCGCCAGGGCGTCCGCGCCATGGTCGTTCCGGGCTCCGCGGCGGTGAAGCGGCAAGCCGAAGAAGAGGGCCTGGAAAAAATTTTCAGGGCGGCCGGATTCGAATGGCGGAACGCGGGGTGCAGCATGTGTCTGGCGATGAACCCCGACCGGTTGGTGGGCGACGAAGTTTGCGCGTCCTCGTCCAATCGGAACTTCAAGGGCAGGCAGGGGAGCCCCCAAGGAAGAACCCTGCTCATGAGCCCGGCCATGGTCGCCGCAGCCGCCGTCGAAGGCCGCGTGGCTGACGTGAGGGAGCACCTGTGA